A window of the Sneathiella sp. P13V-1 genome harbors these coding sequences:
- a CDS encoding bifunctional [glutamine synthetase] adenylyltransferase/[glutamine synthetase]-adenylyl-L-tyrosine phosphorylase, which produces MPEIKEFSFLTEIENLPLPSNNDYLRIGQENWEVLAPEINNWSDIRSELGNSVIANDLLHAIFGNSPYLSQCIFSDPAFFLYLLQKGSEKALEKIYEDLKLNAAPALGMTEIMKALRVAKKRIALLTATADIGNAWPLLKITKTLSDFAGAAVDHCLAHLLFHAHQKGDIELSNPDDPTPDSGVIILGMGKLGAFELNYSSDIDLIVLYDSEKVVYTGRKFMDEFFIRLTRNLVKMMQERTQDGYVFRTDLRLRPDPGATPLALPLAAAHTYYESQGQNWERAAMIKARPIAGDINCGHEFTEFLRPFVWRKFLDFAAIADIQAIKSQIHTHKGFSKISLDGHNIKIGRGGIREIEFFCQTQQLIEGGRNPSLRSSSTLGTLDLLTENGNIEGDVRDDLHKAYIFLRTLEHRLQMINDEQTQLLPDRPDDLDRLGMFMGYNDPAEFRETLESTLKTVQGHYDRLFQFEETEGRKAGRLVFTGSDDDPETLQSIAELGFEEPAMVSQTVREWHHGRYRATRTTRAQQLLTELMPKILETLADTASPDAAFKRFDAFLKKLPAGVQLFSLFSAYPSLLNLVAKIMGMAPELADRLSTNSTLLDGVLTSDFMEPLEDRQTLADDLAVMLATGRDFQDVLDISRRWAKDQKFRVGVQILDNIDHGTELGATVAAGACLTTLAEVVMQALLPLVEAELGVRHGSIPNGRFAVLAAGKLGSREMTPRSDADLIFIYDTPEEGIMTDGDKPIPAGLYYTRLSQRFINAISALTGEGSLYEVDMRLRPHGNSGPIALPLDGFEKYYMEEAWTWEHLALTRARPIAGDASLMKQAADKLAAILQTKRDTEKITDDLLDMRRRLQKEHEGKPYWALKHHEGGLMDLEFICQYLKLRHGATNPEILEPNTISALEKLGDAGLIDPKDARDLTSAMKLYLNLQGLIRLSLNDRVVTDDIPIALKEALAIAGGQPDFPMLCDYLQDRQYKVSQIFSKLVKA; this is translated from the coding sequence ATGCCTGAAATCAAAGAATTTTCATTTCTCACTGAAATTGAGAACCTTCCTCTTCCCTCCAACAACGACTATTTGCGGATTGGGCAGGAAAACTGGGAGGTTCTAGCGCCGGAAATTAATAACTGGTCAGATATAAGATCAGAATTGGGCAATTCTGTGATTGCGAACGATTTGCTTCACGCGATATTCGGGAACAGCCCTTATCTTTCACAGTGCATATTTTCAGATCCGGCCTTCTTCCTCTATCTTCTGCAGAAAGGTAGCGAAAAGGCATTAGAGAAAATCTATGAAGATTTGAAACTCAATGCCGCCCCTGCCCTTGGCATGACCGAGATTATGAAAGCCCTGCGGGTCGCAAAAAAACGTATCGCACTGCTAACAGCCACAGCGGATATTGGTAATGCATGGCCACTACTAAAGATCACCAAAACTCTGTCAGATTTTGCCGGCGCAGCTGTAGACCACTGCCTTGCACATCTATTATTTCACGCCCATCAAAAAGGTGACATTGAACTGAGCAACCCAGATGATCCAACACCCGATTCAGGGGTGATCATTCTTGGCATGGGCAAACTCGGAGCATTTGAGCTCAACTATTCCAGCGATATCGACCTGATCGTTCTCTATGATAGCGAAAAAGTGGTCTATACGGGTCGCAAATTCATGGATGAGTTTTTTATCCGTCTGACACGAAACCTGGTCAAGATGATGCAGGAACGCACTCAGGATGGATATGTTTTCAGGACCGATCTGAGGCTTCGCCCTGATCCCGGGGCCACCCCTCTCGCGCTCCCTTTGGCTGCGGCACACACATATTATGAAAGCCAGGGACAGAACTGGGAACGAGCTGCTATGATTAAGGCACGTCCAATTGCCGGTGACATCAATTGCGGCCATGAGTTTACTGAATTCTTACGCCCCTTTGTATGGCGCAAGTTTCTTGATTTCGCGGCTATTGCGGATATTCAGGCCATCAAATCGCAAATCCATACTCACAAAGGCTTTTCCAAAATCTCCCTTGATGGTCATAACATCAAAATCGGGCGTGGCGGCATTCGGGAAATTGAATTTTTCTGCCAGACCCAGCAACTTATCGAAGGTGGACGAAACCCTTCTCTCAGAAGTTCCTCAACCCTTGGAACGCTGGATCTGCTAACAGAAAACGGAAATATCGAAGGAGATGTGCGGGACGACCTGCACAAGGCGTACATCTTCCTCAGAACTCTTGAACATCGCCTTCAGATGATCAATGACGAGCAAACCCAATTGTTGCCTGATCGGCCGGATGACCTGGATCGTCTAGGTATGTTTATGGGGTATAATGATCCCGCAGAGTTCAGGGAAACTTTGGAAAGCACATTAAAAACCGTTCAGGGGCATTACGATCGCCTCTTCCAATTTGAAGAGACAGAAGGACGCAAAGCAGGTCGCCTTGTTTTCACCGGGTCCGACGACGATCCGGAAACACTTCAATCCATTGCGGAACTTGGCTTTGAAGAGCCCGCAATGGTCTCTCAGACGGTGCGTGAATGGCATCATGGACGGTATCGCGCCACACGGACAACACGTGCGCAACAATTGCTCACGGAGTTGATGCCAAAAATTCTTGAAACGCTTGCTGATACAGCCAGTCCGGATGCGGCCTTCAAACGATTTGATGCGTTCTTGAAAAAACTCCCCGCCGGTGTGCAGTTATTCTCTTTGTTTTCAGCCTATCCCAGCCTCTTGAATCTGGTTGCCAAGATTATGGGAATGGCACCAGAACTTGCGGATCGCCTCTCCACCAACTCAACACTGTTGGACGGCGTCCTCACATCCGACTTCATGGAACCGCTGGAAGACCGGCAAACATTGGCAGATGACCTTGCTGTTATGCTCGCGACTGGACGGGATTTTCAGGATGTTCTGGATATCAGCCGTCGTTGGGCGAAAGACCAGAAATTCCGGGTTGGCGTTCAAATTCTGGATAACATTGATCACGGCACTGAACTTGGAGCAACGGTCGCGGCTGGTGCTTGCCTTACCACCCTGGCTGAGGTCGTCATGCAAGCCCTCCTCCCTCTGGTGGAAGCCGAGTTGGGGGTTCGTCACGGCAGCATCCCAAATGGAAGATTTGCCGTTTTGGCAGCTGGAAAACTTGGTAGCCGAGAAATGACCCCACGCTCAGATGCGGATCTTATATTTATTTATGACACGCCTGAGGAAGGGATCATGACCGATGGGGATAAACCCATTCCAGCGGGTCTTTACTACACGCGCCTTTCCCAACGATTTATCAATGCGATCAGCGCCCTCACAGGTGAAGGGTCGCTTTATGAAGTCGATATGCGCCTTCGGCCACATGGAAATTCAGGCCCCATCGCCCTGCCACTGGACGGATTTGAAAAATACTACATGGAAGAGGCCTGGACATGGGAACATCTTGCCCTTACGAGAGCGAGGCCGATTGCAGGTGACGCGAGTTTGATGAAGCAAGCGGCTGATAAACTGGCTGCCATCCTTCAGACCAAACGTGATACCGAAAAAATCACTGATGATCTTTTGGACATGCGCCGCCGGCTTCAAAAAGAACATGAAGGAAAGCCTTATTGGGCGTTAAAGCACCACGAAGGCGGTTTGATGGATTTGGAATTTATCTGCCAGTACTTAAAATTGCGTCATGGTGCGACCAACCCTGAAATACTGGAACCAAACACAATCAGTGCTTTGGAGAAACTTGGCGACGCAGGGTTAATTGATCCAAAAGATGCACGGGATTTAACCTCTGCAATGAAACTCTATCTCAATCTGCAAGGTCTCATTCGACTGTCTTTGAACGACCGTGTGGTGACAGATGACATCCCGATTGCTTT